A stretch of the Streptomyces venezuelae genome encodes the following:
- a CDS encoding nitrate- and nitrite sensing domain-containing protein, which translates to MRFRGKSIRRKIVALLLVPLVSLTALWGFSTVLTGRQALQLLDVAAVINRIGYPVEDVVRVIQKERRQSLVVLGDPRASAATTELAKRRAATDEVVREVSANASDPEVSEDLTPAAKRRLDSILEGFRDLGALRANVDQTALDPAQALELYNRLVDPCYEFLMNLHALEDVEMDKQGRALVGITRARETLSRQDAVIAAAFAAKRFGPEDTRAVSDLVAKRELLYELNLAILPAGERESFEQYWSGAESKPLRDAEEKIVATGPVKNPRIPTAAQWDEASTRVLDSLAAMGTAAGDAYQERVEPVAMNVLIKAAIAGILGFLALIVSLVLSVRIGRDLVRDLSRLRKEAHEASGVRLPAVMRRLAAGEHVDIETEAPRLEYEKDEVGQVGQALNTLQRAAVEAAVKQAELRRGVSEVFVNLARRNQVLLHRQLTLLDTMERRTEDTEELADLFRLDHMTTRMRRHAEGLVILSGAAPSRQWRKPVQLMDVVRAAVAEVEDYERIEVRRLPRLGISGPAVADITHLVAELLENATVFSPPHTAVAVHGEQVANGFTLEIHDRGLGMTPEALLDANLRIAETSEFELSDTDRLGLFVVSRLAQRHEVKVSLQPSPYGGTTAVVFLPVALLTEAPDTNGIGFRLDGAAKAAVTGGPAGALTGRSRSRGNGTPSRRPVPAGLLDGPVELEAPLGALGLDETAARGALGVLDGAGSRPGAGGGLPAMATLDDETPPGGTPRSTLLPPTGPVRLESARLDGPWPEGMRPGAGAVPLPRRRRTPTLVAEHGRRVDNTTGSGRRSDHRPAPNQPGNGTADPATNGAANRGANGARNSGTNSGTSSSTSSGAYGGANGGTTPGMTPGNNSSHRSGKNAGRNTGNGPEPGAVQGSGKGSGGLPRRVRQASLAPQLKKGPTAGATEPAPADRDAEEVRNRMSALQRGWTAGRNKQAEQSGTAAGTAAAAGPANKNENEGDGR; encoded by the coding sequence ATGCGCTTTCGCGGGAAGTCCATCCGCCGGAAGATCGTGGCGTTGCTCCTTGTGCCGCTCGTCTCCCTGACCGCCCTCTGGGGCTTCTCCACCGTGCTGACCGGCCGTCAGGCCCTTCAGCTCCTCGACGTCGCCGCCGTCATCAACCGGATCGGCTACCCGGTCGAGGACGTCGTCCGCGTCATCCAGAAGGAACGCCGGCAGTCGCTCGTCGTCCTCGGCGATCCGCGCGCCTCCGCCGCCACCACCGAACTCGCCAAGCGCCGCGCCGCCACCGACGAGGTCGTCCGCGAGGTCTCGGCGAACGCCTCCGACCCCGAGGTCTCCGAGGACCTCACCCCCGCCGCCAAACGGCGCCTGGACTCCATCCTCGAGGGCTTCCGCGACCTCGGAGCCCTGCGCGCCAACGTGGACCAGACCGCACTGGACCCCGCCCAGGCCCTGGAGCTCTACAACCGGCTCGTCGACCCCTGCTACGAGTTCCTGATGAACCTCCACGCGCTGGAGGACGTCGAGATGGACAAGCAGGGCCGCGCCCTGGTCGGCATCACCCGGGCCCGCGAGACCCTCTCCCGGCAGGACGCCGTCATCGCCGCCGCGTTCGCCGCCAAGCGGTTCGGCCCCGAGGACACCCGCGCTGTCTCCGACCTGGTCGCCAAGCGCGAGCTGCTCTACGAGCTGAACCTCGCCATCCTCCCGGCCGGCGAGCGCGAAAGCTTCGAGCAGTACTGGTCCGGCGCCGAGAGCAAGCCGCTGCGCGACGCCGAGGAGAAGATCGTCGCCACCGGCCCGGTCAAGAACCCGCGCATCCCGACCGCCGCGCAGTGGGACGAGGCCTCCACCCGGGTCCTGGACAGCCTCGCCGCGATGGGCACCGCCGCCGGCGACGCCTATCAGGAGCGCGTCGAGCCCGTCGCCATGAACGTCCTGATCAAGGCCGCCATCGCGGGCATCCTCGGCTTCCTCGCCCTGATCGTCTCGCTGGTCCTCTCCGTCCGCATCGGCCGCGACCTGGTCCGCGACCTCTCCCGGCTCCGCAAGGAAGCCCACGAAGCCTCCGGCGTCCGGCTGCCCGCCGTGATGCGCCGCCTCGCCGCCGGCGAGCACGTGGACATCGAAACCGAGGCCCCGCGCCTGGAGTACGAGAAGGACGAGGTCGGCCAGGTCGGCCAGGCCCTCAACACCCTCCAGCGCGCAGCCGTCGAGGCCGCCGTCAAGCAGGCGGAGCTCCGGCGCGGGGTCTCCGAGGTCTTCGTCAACCTTGCCCGCCGCAACCAGGTGCTGCTGCACCGCCAGCTCACCCTGCTCGACACCATGGAGCGCCGCACCGAGGACACCGAGGAGCTCGCCGACCTCTTCCGCCTCGACCACATGACCACCCGCATGCGCCGCCACGCCGAGGGCCTGGTGATCCTCTCCGGCGCCGCCCCCTCCCGCCAGTGGCGCAAGCCGGTCCAGCTGATGGACGTCGTACGGGCGGCCGTGGCGGAGGTCGAGGACTACGAGCGGATCGAGGTCCGGCGGCTGCCCCGGCTCGGCATCTCCGGCCCCGCCGTCGCCGACATCACCCACCTGGTCGCCGAACTCCTGGAGAACGCCACGGTGTTCTCGCCCCCGCACACCGCCGTCGCGGTGCACGGCGAGCAGGTGGCCAACGGATTCACCCTGGAAATCCACGACCGCGGCCTCGGTATGACCCCCGAGGCGCTCCTCGACGCCAATCTGAGGATCGCCGAGACATCGGAATTCGAACTGTCCGACACCGACCGGCTCGGCCTGTTCGTGGTCAGCCGGCTGGCCCAGCGGCACGAGGTCAAGGTCTCGCTGCAGCCCAGCCCGTACGGCGGCACCACGGCCGTGGTGTTCCTCCCGGTGGCGCTGCTCACCGAGGCCCCGGACACCAACGGCATCGGCTTCCGGCTCGACGGCGCGGCCAAGGCGGCGGTCACCGGCGGCCCCGCCGGGGCCCTCACCGGCCGCAGCCGCAGCCGCGGAAACGGTACGCCGTCCCGGCGGCCGGTGCCGGCCGGGCTGCTGGACGGGCCGGTCGAACTCGAAGCCCCGCTGGGCGCACTGGGCCTGGACGAGACCGCCGCCCGCGGCGCCCTCGGCGTACTCGACGGGGCCGGCTCCAGGCCGGGCGCGGGCGGCGGTCTGCCGGCCATGGCCACCCTCGACGACGAAACCCCGCCGGGCGGCACTCCGCGCAGCACCCTGCTGCCGCCCACCGGCCCGGTCCGGCTGGAGAGCGCCCGGCTGGACGGCCCCTGGCCCGAAGGCATGCGGCCGGGTGCCGGAGCCGTGCCGCTGCCGCGCCGCCGCCGTACGCCGACGCTGGTCGCCGAACACGGCCGCCGGGTGGACAACACGACCGGGTCCGGACGCCGGTCCGACCACCGGCCGGCACCGAACCAGCCCGGAAACGGTACGGCGGATCCCGCAACGAACGGCGCGGCGAACCGCGGGGCGAACGGCGCAAGGAACAGCGGCACGAACAGCGGTACGAGCAGCAGTACGAGCAGTGGTGCGTACGGCGGAGCGAACGGCGGAACCACTCCCGGAATGACCCCCGGGAACAACTCCTCGCACCGCTCCGGGAAGAATGCCGGGAGGAACACCGGAAACGGCCCCGAACCGGGCGCGGTGCAGGGCTCCGGAAAGGGTTCCGGCGGCCTGCCCCGCCGGGTCCGCCAGGCCAGTCTCGCGCCCCAGTTGAAGAAGGGGCCGACTGCCGGGGCCACCGAGCCCGCACCGGCCGACCGCGACGCGGAGGAGGTGCGGAACCGGATGTCCGCGCTCCAACGCGGCTGGACGGCAGGCCGCAACAAGCAGGCAGAGCAATCCGGGACCGCGGCCGGCACCGCAGCCGCCGCCGGTCCGGCGAACAAGAACGAGAACGAGGGGGACGGTCGATGA
- a CDS encoding HEAT repeat domain-containing protein, protein MFEPVIAPSGTLLGLLQRGRGDGTLHALAAPRAEALTALNQCVLHDPRQDWQVENRSLYYARLYLDLDGPLTEIENHLFSAEDLVDDSDTRTGLALSVLGHLASYGRDDALMLLRRYAASGANWAWALDELALRDDDAGLRALAGPVLAHFPRTPEGEARLAAAIRDAYEPRPWSLWEALPAHGARLRAAREQGSFSRWQRQMTAGGPRPGWSVEAVFDWAAEGLRRGTPLHVPAARCLAAVATAEDRPRILAAAAGAAGEAARATALHHLVLAEPENPAVLDLIEAAGDEPAIAAFRRMTGPSAVDRARTWAQRPDALGEAAATLLADHGGPEDTTLVLAALRSTVRAAGPDSVTLFPLVDGAGRLSIGCAAPVLRHIYRETSSSHLRGRAARALAATDPCFAAGFAVECLWDCEESTREVAAHHAETADARVADRLRRLAADPAEEEDVQSAVRSRMAPGPERGRG, encoded by the coding sequence ATGTTCGAACCAGTCATAGCTCCGAGCGGTACCCTGCTCGGGCTCCTCCAGCGGGGCCGTGGCGACGGCACGCTGCACGCGCTCGCCGCGCCCCGGGCCGAGGCCCTTACGGCGCTGAACCAGTGCGTGCTGCACGACCCGCGCCAGGACTGGCAGGTCGAGAACCGCTCTCTGTACTACGCCAGGCTCTATCTGGACCTCGACGGTCCGCTCACCGAGATCGAGAACCACCTGTTCTCGGCGGAGGACCTCGTCGACGACTCCGACACCCGCACCGGGCTCGCCCTGTCCGTACTGGGCCACCTCGCCTCGTACGGCCGCGACGACGCGCTCATGCTGCTGCGCCGGTACGCCGCCTCGGGCGCGAACTGGGCCTGGGCGCTGGACGAGCTCGCCCTGCGCGACGACGACGCGGGCCTGCGTGCCCTCGCCGGACCCGTGCTCGCCCACTTCCCCCGCACACCGGAAGGTGAGGCGCGGCTGGCCGCCGCCATCCGCGACGCCTACGAACCGCGCCCCTGGAGCCTGTGGGAGGCACTGCCCGCGCACGGCGCCCGCCTGCGGGCCGCCCGCGAGCAGGGCTCCTTCTCGCGCTGGCAGCGGCAGATGACGGCCGGCGGCCCGCGCCCCGGCTGGAGCGTCGAAGCCGTCTTCGACTGGGCCGCCGAAGGCCTGCGCCGCGGTACTCCGCTGCATGTGCCGGCCGCCCGCTGCCTGGCCGCCGTGGCCACCGCCGAGGACCGCCCGCGGATCCTCGCGGCAGCCGCCGGCGCGGCCGGCGAGGCCGCCCGCGCCACCGCGCTGCACCACCTCGTCCTGGCCGAGCCGGAGAACCCGGCCGTCCTCGACCTCATCGAAGCGGCCGGGGACGAGCCGGCCATCGCCGCCTTTCGGCGCATGACCGGCCCTTCGGCCGTGGACCGCGCCCGGACCTGGGCCCAGCGGCCCGACGCCCTCGGCGAGGCGGCAGCCACCCTGCTCGCCGACCACGGCGGCCCGGAGGACACCACCCTGGTCCTCGCCGCCCTGCGCTCGACGGTCCGCGCCGCAGGCCCGGACTCCGTCACGCTCTTCCCGCTGGTGGACGGCGCGGGCCGGTTGTCGATCGGCTGCGCGGCACCGGTGCTGCGCCATATCTACCGCGAGACGTCCTCCTCGCACCTGCGAGGCCGCGCGGCCCGCGCCCTGGCGGCCACGGACCCCTGTTTCGCGGCGGGCTTCGCGGTCGAGTGTCTGTGGGACTGCGAGGAGTCCACCCGCGAGGTCGCGGCCCACCACGCCGAAACGGCGGACGCCCGCGTGGCCGACCGCCTCCGCCGCCTGGCGGCGGACCCGGCGGAGGAGGAGGACGTCCAGTCGGCAGTCCGCAGCAGAATGGCCCCGGGCCCGGAGCGAGGGCGGGGCTAG
- a CDS encoding 5-oxoprolinase subunit B family protein, producing the protein MTGAVRALPVGAEALLLEVDSAAEVAALHAEVLRRRAAGDPWLAGVRDVVPAARTVLIDGVAAPEALAARIAGWQVPPVAAGEGPEVTVPVRFDGPDLAEVAGRWGVAAGEVAGIVTGTPFRVAFCGFAPGFGYLTGLPERFHLPRRATPRTAVPAGSLALAGEYAGVYPRSSPGGWQLVGRTDAVLWDPGREPAALFAPGVRVRFVEAGA; encoded by the coding sequence GTGACGGGGGCGGTGCGGGCGCTGCCCGTGGGGGCGGAGGCGCTGTTGCTGGAGGTGGACTCCGCCGCGGAGGTGGCCGCGCTGCACGCGGAGGTGCTGCGCCGGCGGGCTGCGGGCGATCCCTGGCTGGCGGGCGTACGCGATGTGGTGCCGGCCGCCCGGACCGTGCTGATCGACGGGGTGGCCGCGCCGGAGGCGCTGGCGGCGCGGATCGCCGGGTGGCAGGTGCCGCCGGTGGCGGCGGGGGAAGGCCCTGAGGTGACGGTGCCGGTGCGGTTCGACGGGCCGGACCTGGCGGAGGTGGCCGGGCGGTGGGGGGTGGCGGCCGGAGAGGTGGCCGGGATCGTGACCGGCACGCCGTTCCGGGTGGCGTTCTGCGGTTTCGCGCCGGGCTTCGGCTATCTGACCGGGCTGCCGGAGCGGTTCCACCTGCCGCGCCGGGCGACCCCGCGTACCGCCGTCCCGGCCGGATCGCTGGCCCTGGCGGGCGAGTACGCGGGCGTGTACCCGCGCTCCTCGCCCGGCGGCTGGCAACTGGTCGGCCGTACCGACGCGGTGCTGTGGGACCCGGGACGGGAGCCGGCGGCGCTGTTCGCGCCGGGGGTGCGGGTGCGGTTCGTGGAGGCGGGCGCGTGA
- a CDS encoding biotin-dependent carboxyltransferase family protein — MRPTSGLEVVRAGSLTTVQDLGRPGYAHLGVPRSGALDTEAHALANRLLGNPADAATLETTLDGVALRAVGTVTVAVTGAPCPVRVAGRPAAWGAPVRVPNGAVLEVGAAAYGVRSHVAVRGGFAVPAVLGSRATDLLSGLGPPVLTAGTVLPVGRPWGPVAGADTLRVPAPPTELVLPVRPGPRADWFTEESVAALARGAYRVSSAGNRIGLRIEGGPALVRARGGELPSEGIVLGAVQVPPNGLPVVFLADHPVTGGYPVLGVVPHEALAGAAQARPGVAVRFVMVGP, encoded by the coding sequence GTGAGGCCGACGTCAGGGTTGGAGGTGGTACGGGCCGGCTCTCTGACCACGGTTCAGGATCTGGGCCGCCCCGGGTACGCGCACTTGGGCGTGCCTCGGTCGGGGGCGCTGGACACCGAGGCGCATGCGCTGGCCAACCGGCTGCTGGGCAATCCCGCGGACGCGGCGACGCTGGAGACCACGCTGGACGGGGTCGCGCTGCGCGCGGTGGGCACGGTGACGGTGGCGGTGACGGGTGCGCCGTGTCCGGTACGTGTCGCCGGGCGTCCGGCGGCGTGGGGTGCGCCGGTACGGGTGCCAAACGGGGCGGTGCTGGAGGTGGGGGCGGCGGCGTACGGGGTGCGGAGCCACGTTGCGGTGCGGGGCGGCTTCGCCGTACCGGCGGTGCTGGGCAGCCGGGCCACGGACCTGCTGTCGGGGCTGGGGCCGCCGGTCCTGACGGCCGGTACGGTCCTGCCGGTGGGACGGCCCTGGGGCCCGGTCGCGGGCGCGGACACCCTGCGGGTGCCGGCGCCACCGACGGAGCTGGTGCTGCCGGTGCGGCCGGGGCCGCGGGCGGACTGGTTCACCGAGGAGTCGGTGGCGGCCCTCGCCCGTGGGGCCTACCGGGTCTCCTCGGCGGGCAACCGGATCGGGCTGCGCATCGAGGGCGGCCCGGCGCTGGTCCGGGCGCGCGGCGGGGAACTCCCGAGCGAGGGCATAGTGCTGGGGGCGGTCCAGGTCCCCCCGAACGGCCTCCCGGTCGTCTTCCTTGCCGACCACCCGGTGACGGGCGGCTACCCGGTCCTCGGCGTGGTCCCACACGAGGCCCTGGCCGGGGCGGCGCAGGCGAGGCCGGGGGTGGCAGTGCGGTTCGTGATGGTGGGCCCGTAA
- a CDS encoding LamB/YcsF family protein has translation MPSMITPSDPVPAPVPDLVVDLNADLGEGFGRWTLTDDEALLSAVTSANVACGFHAGDPSIMRRVCELAAGRGVRIGAQVSYRDLAGFGRRAMDVPPQELADEVAYQIGALEVFARAAGSRVSYVKPHGALYNRTVHDTGQAAAVVAGVRLAAGPGAGLPVLGLPGSQLLAAAREAGLEAVPEAFADRAYTPQGTLVPRSEPGAVLHDPEAVVAQALALVRGGAGRSLCLHGDTPGAAELALRVRRALAGAGARVEAFT, from the coding sequence ATGCCTTCCATGATCACACCCTCGGACCCGGTGCCGGCCCCGGTGCCGGACTTGGTCGTCGACCTGAACGCCGATCTCGGCGAGGGCTTCGGCCGGTGGACGCTGACCGACGACGAGGCGCTCCTGTCGGCGGTGACCAGCGCCAACGTGGCCTGCGGGTTCCATGCCGGGGACCCGTCCATCATGCGGCGCGTGTGCGAGCTGGCCGCCGGGCGGGGCGTACGGATCGGCGCCCAGGTCTCGTACCGCGATCTGGCCGGCTTCGGGCGGCGGGCGATGGACGTGCCGCCGCAGGAGCTGGCGGACGAGGTGGCGTACCAGATCGGCGCGCTGGAGGTGTTCGCCCGGGCGGCCGGCTCCCGGGTGTCGTACGTGAAGCCGCACGGCGCGCTCTACAACCGGACCGTGCACGACACCGGCCAGGCTGCTGCGGTCGTCGCGGGCGTCCGGCTGGCCGCCGGGCCGGGGGCGGGGCTGCCGGTGCTGGGCCTGCCCGGATCGCAGCTGCTGGCGGCGGCCCGGGAGGCGGGGCTGGAAGCGGTACCGGAGGCCTTCGCGGACCGGGCGTACACCCCGCAGGGGACGCTGGTGCCGCGCAGCGAACCGGGAGCGGTGCTGCACGACCCGGAGGCGGTGGTGGCCCAGGCCCTGGCGCTGGTACGGGGTGGCGCGGGGCGTTCGCTGTGCCTGCACGGGGACACCCCGGGTGCAGCGGAGCTCGCGCTGCGGGTGCGGCGGGCCCTGGCCGGGGCGGGGGCCCGGGTGGAGGCGTTCACGTGA